One Bacteroidota bacterium genomic region harbors:
- a CDS encoding 1-deoxy-D-xylulose-5-phosphate reductoisomerase, with the protein MALAKQENQHIALLGSTGSIGTQALEVVAAHPQLRVSSLAAGRNLDLLVAQARRFRPSLVVIGDESRYAELTAALADLPGIRTAAGLQGMIEAATLPEVDTVLGAIVGFAGLQPTLAAIEAGKQIALANKETLVVAGELVMQRVRARGVQLLPVDSEHSAIFQCLQGEPAHRVQKLVLTASGGPFRGYDTQRLAQVSRAQALKHPNWEMGAKITIDSASMMNKGLEVIEARWLFDLPQDQIEVVVHPQSILHSLVAFVDGSWKAQLGLPDMRVPIQYALSYPDRLPHAQPDEPGFSFANYPQLTFEPVDHSVFRSLDFAAEVLRDGGNRPCVLNAANEVAVQAFLEEKIRFTQLYDLVEAALHRVPAIPNPQLEDLLLTDAETRQQVAALV; encoded by the coding sequence ATGGCTTTGGCGAAACAAGAGAACCAGCACATTGCGCTACTAGGCAGCACTGGTAGTATAGGCACCCAGGCACTGGAGGTAGTGGCCGCACACCCCCAGCTGCGGGTAAGCAGCCTGGCAGCAGGCCGGAACCTGGACCTACTGGTGGCGCAGGCCCGCCGCTTCCGCCCCTCGCTGGTTGTCATTGGCGACGAAAGCCGCTATGCAGAGCTAACAGCCGCCCTGGCAGATCTGCCGGGCATACGCACTGCCGCGGGGCTACAGGGTATGATAGAGGCCGCCACCCTGCCCGAGGTGGACACCGTGCTGGGGGCCATAGTGGGTTTTGCGGGCCTGCAGCCCACCCTGGCAGCCATAGAGGCGGGCAAGCAGATAGCCCTGGCAAACAAGGAAACCCTGGTGGTGGCAGGCGAGCTGGTGATGCAGCGTGTGCGTGCCCGAGGTGTACAGCTCCTGCCCGTAGACAGTGAGCACAGCGCCATCTTCCAGTGCCTGCAGGGCGAACCTGCCCACCGGGTGCAAAAGCTGGTGCTTACGGCCAGCGGTGGCCCTTTCAGGGGCTACGATACCCAGCGCCTGGCACAGGTGAGCCGCGCACAGGCCCTGAAGCACCCCAACTGGGAAATGGGGGCCAAAATAACCATAGACAGCGCCAGCATGATGAATAAGGGCCTGGAGGTGATAGAAGCCCGCTGGCTGTTTGACCTACCGCAAGACCAGATAGAGGTGGTAGTGCACCCTCAGAGCATCCTGCACAGCCTGGTGGCCTTTGTAGATGGCAGCTGGAAAGCCCAGCTAGGCCTGCCAGACATGCGCGTGCCCATCCAGTATGCCCTAAGCTACCCCGACCGGCTGCCGCACGCCCAGCCAGATGAGCCAGGGTTCAGCTTTGCCAACTATCCACAGCTAACCTTTGAGCCAGTAGACCACAGCGTATTTCGCAGCCTGGACTTTGCCGCCGAGGTGCTGCGCGATGGCGGAAACCGCCCTTGCGTGCTGAATGCCGCCAATGAAGTGGCCGTACAGGCCTTCCTGGAAGAAAAAATCCGTTTTACCCAACTATATGACCTGGTAGAGGCTGCCCTGCACAGGGTGCCTGCCATACCCAACCCCCAGCTGGAAGACCTGCTGCTAACCGATGCCGAAACCCGGCAACAGGTGGCTGCCCTGGTGTAG
- the nuoL gene encoding NADH-quinone oxidoreductase subunit L, translated as MELNALIILLPLLGATLIGLLGFVSPAFRRQEKLIGSLATLMVAIPFILVLQVFLTYGSQPVTFTILHWMRAGSLDLSFGYHLDELSLLMGLIVTGVGSLIHLYSIGYMHGDSGFYKYFLYLNLFIFAMLNLILGDNLIVTFLGWEGVGACSFFLIGFWYTDMEKAKAAQKAFVANRIGDFAFLVAIFLLYWNFGSLQYSTILAGSKDFFDGGAHTDLAFWIGLLVFIAATGKSAQIPLYVWLPDAMAGPTPVSALIHAATMVTSGIFLIARLSGSIFIHAPEVLMIVGVVGALTALVAALIAITQYDIKKVLAYSTVSQLGFMFMALGAGAFSTAIFHVMTHAFFKACLFLGSGSVIHAMDHTHAVKDPQDIRTMGGLGRFMPSTAITFWISTIAIAGIPPLAGFFSKDEILAKNFAAAYIGGDAVYYLVWGVGVFTALLTAFYMTRVTTLTFNGQPRFSLEGHHPHESPALMTIPLWVLAILAVVGGAAGLPELIDHGHLNWITHHWLAGEQGHPVHNVHYEHLSLGIEAILIALSILIAFLGLLWSYRIYSRRGVAGDQVVRGLFRGLYPAMQGKFFVDELYNTLLIRPFVAISRFIVAPFDKYVVDGVVNATAGIVNVFGSALKLFQTGLVQHYALLMVLGIMALLAYLAF; from the coding sequence ATGGAGCTGAATGCACTGATCATCTTGTTGCCGCTACTGGGTGCTACCCTGATCGGCCTGCTGGGCTTTGTGTCGCCCGCCTTTCGCCGGCAGGAGAAATTGATAGGCAGCCTGGCTACCCTCATGGTAGCCATTCCGTTCATCCTGGTGCTGCAGGTGTTTCTTACCTATGGCAGCCAGCCCGTTACCTTCACCATCCTGCACTGGATGCGGGCCGGAAGCCTGGACCTAAGCTTTGGCTACCACCTGGATGAACTGAGCCTGCTCATGGGCCTGATTGTAACCGGTGTGGGTTCGCTCATCCATCTGTACTCCATTGGCTATATGCACGGCGACAGCGGGTTCTACAAGTACTTTTTGTACCTGAACCTCTTCATCTTCGCCATGCTGAACCTGATCCTGGGCGATAACCTGATCGTTACCTTCCTGGGCTGGGAGGGGGTAGGCGCCTGCTCTTTCTTCCTCATCGGCTTTTGGTACACCGATATGGAGAAAGCCAAGGCCGCCCAAAAAGCCTTCGTGGCCAACCGAATCGGAGACTTTGCCTTTCTCGTGGCCATCTTCCTGCTGTACTGGAACTTCGGCAGCCTGCAGTACTCCACCATCCTGGCAGGGAGCAAAGACTTCTTCGATGGCGGAGCCCACACCGATCTGGCGTTCTGGATCGGCCTCCTGGTCTTTATTGCCGCCACGGGCAAGAGTGCGCAGATCCCCCTGTACGTATGGCTGCCCGATGCCATGGCGGGCCCTACGCCGGTATCCGCCCTTATCCACGCCGCTACCATGGTTACCAGTGGCATCTTCCTCATTGCCCGCCTCAGTGGTAGCATCTTTATCCATGCCCCAGAGGTGCTGATGATTGTGGGCGTGGTGGGTGCCCTCACCGCCCTGGTGGCCGCCCTCATTGCCATCACTCAGTACGACATCAAGAAAGTGCTGGCTTACTCTACCGTCAGCCAGCTGGGCTTCATGTTTATGGCACTGGGCGCAGGTGCCTTCTCCACCGCCATCTTTCATGTTATGACGCACGCCTTCTTCAAGGCCTGCCTCTTCCTGGGTAGCGGCTCGGTTATCCACGCCATGGACCACACCCATGCGGTTAAGGATCCGCAGGATATCCGCACCATGGGCGGCCTGGGCCGCTTCATGCCCTCTACAGCCATCACCTTCTGGATCAGCACAATCGCGATTGCCGGCATCCCGCCGCTGGCAGGCTTTTTCTCCAAGGATGAAATCCTGGCCAAGAACTTTGCGGCAGCCTATATAGGCGGCGATGCCGTATACTACCTGGTGTGGGGTGTTGGGGTGTTTACCGCCCTGCTGACGGCCTTTTACATGACCCGTGTTACCACCCTTACCTTCAACGGTCAGCCGCGCTTCTCCCTGGAGGGGCACCATCCGCATGAGAGCCCGGCGCTGATGACCATCCCGCTGTGGGTGCTAGCCATACTAGCTGTTGTGGGCGGTGCCGCAGGCCTGCCCGAGCTGATAGACCACGGACACCTGAACTGGATAACCCACCACTGGCTGGCCGGCGAGCAGGGGCACCCGGTGCATAATGTACACTACGAGCACCTGAGTCTCGGCATCGAGGCCATTCTCATTGCCCTTTCTATTCTGATCGCCTTCTTGGGCCTGCTGTGGAGCTACCGCATCTACAGCCGCCGCGGCGTAGCGGGCGACCAGGTAGTGCGCGGCCTCTTCCGTGGCTTGTACCCCGCCATGCAGGGAAAATTCTTTGTAGACGAGCTGTACAATACGCTTCTCATTCGCCCCTTTGTGGCCATTAGCCGCTTCATCGTGGCCCCCTTCGACAAATACGTAGTAGATGGCGTGGTAAATGCTACCGCTGGCATTGTGAATGTATTTGGTTCGGCTCTGAAGCTTTTTCAGACAGGCCTGGTGCAGCACTATGCCCTGCTGATGGTGCTGGGCATTATGGCCCTGCTGGCCTATCTGGCCTTCTAG
- the nuoK gene encoding NADH-quinone oxidoreductase subunit NuoK translates to MNPIETLYYYLAISAAMFMLGVIGVLIRRNAIIVFMCVELMLNAVNLALVAFSNYWNDPAGTMLVFFVMCVAAAEAVVGLAIIIALFRNKETVKLNNVNIFKW, encoded by the coding sequence ATGAATCCCATCGAAACCCTGTACTACTATCTGGCCATTAGCGCAGCCATGTTTATGCTCGGCGTTATTGGGGTGCTTATTCGCCGCAATGCCATTATCGTCTTCATGTGCGTGGAGCTTATGCTGAATGCGGTAAACCTGGCCCTGGTTGCCTTCAGCAACTATTGGAATGACCCTGCCGGTACCATGCTGGTCTTCTTTGTGATGTGCGTGGCCGCAGCAGAGGCAGTGGTAGGCCTTGCCATCATCATCGCCCTCTTCCGGAACAAGGAGACCGTAAAACTGAATAACGTAAACATCTTTAAGTGGTAG
- a CDS encoding NADH-quinone oxidoreductase subunit J — MIHEILFWILATVGLLGGIGLITSRNPIYCVLYLIVNFFAIGGLFLSLGNEFLAVVQIIVYAGAIMVLFLFVIMLLNLSEEDMEPNDLTVNRAFSYMLGLAFLAELLYAFGGLQAAMPEYKGPFVGKVEPIGRYLMTDYVFPFEMISVVLLVALLGAMAIAKKHGKKLNQTPSQS, encoded by the coding sequence ATGATACACGAAATTCTGTTCTGGATCCTTGCCACCGTAGGTCTCCTGGGCGGCATTGGGCTTATTACCAGCCGCAACCCCATCTACTGTGTGCTTTACCTGATCGTAAACTTCTTTGCCATTGGCGGCCTATTTCTTAGCCTGGGCAATGAGTTTCTGGCCGTAGTGCAGATCATTGTATATGCGGGTGCCATTATGGTGCTATTCCTGTTTGTCATCATGCTGCTGAACCTGAGTGAGGAGGACATGGAGCCGAATGACCTGACGGTAAACCGTGCTTTCTCCTACATGCTGGGCCTGGCTTTTCTGGCCGAGCTGCTCTATGCCTTTGGCGGCCTACAGGCAGCCATGCCCGAGTACAAAGGGCCCTTTGTGGGCAAAGTGGAGCCAATAGGCCGCTACCTGATGACAGACTATGTGTTCCCCTTCGAGATGATCTCGGTAGTGCTGCTGGTGGCGCTGCTAGGTGCCATGGCCATAGCCAAAAAGCACGGCAAGAAACTGAACCAGACCCCCAGCCAATCGTAA
- a CDS encoding DUF6263 family protein, which yields MNKNRKRMTKREAGVPGSWRQVLTGTLLAVLFAGSAMAKAGQPPTIRLEVGKTYTYQLQASIEQTQSVMGTNVLVKQNTRKVTDYKALRTRQGGGYVLAVTLRKLVADSENSMQGKEDYNSEDAADKPYDAVRLDAWMIDRTYEVELDAQGKAVKVVGWEALRKEMEEKVSFKGEQSQLMKAALINAYTEEKVLEQVTAIFGATPAEALTANNSWKVKHKKGKHLGEENYKISEVTEAQITVVADWAKVPNPKAEAERLPNGILNEDKTSGTQHTELRIQPGTYLLLGRSITQNMTGIQQMSGGPLGNSPIPVDTKSELKTSIQLL from the coding sequence ATGAACAAGAATAGGAAGCGGATGACGAAGCGCGAAGCCGGTGTGCCAGGTAGCTGGCGGCAAGTGCTGACTGGTACGCTGCTGGCTGTGCTATTTGCAGGCAGCGCCATGGCCAAGGCGGGCCAGCCCCCCACCATACGGCTAGAAGTGGGCAAAACCTACACCTACCAGCTGCAGGCTAGCATAGAGCAGACCCAGAGCGTGATGGGTACTAACGTACTGGTAAAACAAAATACCCGGAAGGTAACCGATTACAAGGCGCTCCGTACGCGCCAGGGGGGGGGCTATGTGCTGGCCGTAACCCTGCGCAAGCTGGTAGCCGATAGCGAAAACAGCATGCAGGGCAAGGAGGACTACAATAGTGAGGATGCCGCAGACAAACCCTATGATGCTGTGCGCCTGGATGCCTGGATGATAGACCGAACCTATGAAGTGGAACTAGATGCGCAGGGAAAGGCCGTAAAGGTTGTAGGATGGGAGGCCCTGCGCAAGGAGATGGAGGAAAAGGTAAGCTTCAAGGGCGAGCAGTCTCAGCTCATGAAGGCGGCACTGATCAACGCCTATACCGAAGAGAAGGTGCTGGAGCAGGTTACAGCCATTTTCGGCGCTACTCCTGCCGAAGCGCTAACGGCTAATAACAGCTGGAAAGTAAAGCACAAGAAGGGCAAGCACCTGGGCGAGGAAAACTACAAGATAAGTGAGGTAACCGAGGCCCAAATAACCGTAGTGGCCGACTGGGCCAAGGTGCCCAACCCCAAGGCGGAGGCCGAACGCCTGCCCAACGGAATACTGAACGAGGACAAAACCAGTGGTACCCAGCACACGGAGCTGCGTATACAGCCAGGCACCTACCTGCTGCTGGGCCGCTCCATCACCCAGAACATGACCGGCATCCAACAGATGAGCGGCGGGCCACTGGGCAATAGTCCCATTCCGGTGGATACCAAGAGTGAACTAAAAACCAGTATCCAGCTGCTATAA
- the recN gene encoding DNA repair protein RecN has translation MLTRLLIQNYALIDALDLQPGPQLNLITGETGAGKSIMLGALGLILGERADTAVVLDTARKCVVEAYFRLPDESPVWAAMAEADLDREGNELILRRELSPQGKSRAFVNDTPATLPVLKALASQLVDLHSQRDGQRLLDEREQLNMLDQYAGTQAQVAAFGQALRAIQAHERQLAQLQAEHLRASQEADYRHHQLDELSQAQLQAGEDEALEQELRSLQHYEALTQGMGETLSVLSESETAVLQLLARQRRVLERLASLHPALPGLLDQLAEAQVLLQDASHTLSHELDQLERDPQRQAELEARHDLYTRLKLKYKVAVAADLIALRDQLALQLGAYQDSDRQQAELKALIAAGYQQLAQLAQALEEARQVAAVRLAQQVNAQLEAVALPHAEFAIELTRLTQPDGPLKLGADYLQPQPNGIHRLSFRIRTNAGVPMGPLNQVASGGELARVMLALKAALAEHTDLPLLIFDEIDTGISGEVALRVGRVIQQLALRHQLIVITHLPQIASRPATHYYIYKDVMNGKTNTRIRPLLAAERVQEVARIMAGDNPSPAALASAEELMR, from the coding sequence ATGCTCACCCGCCTGCTGATACAGAACTATGCCCTGATAGACGCCCTGGACCTGCAGCCTGGCCCGCAGCTCAACCTGATTACGGGCGAAACAGGGGCCGGAAAGTCCATCATGCTGGGTGCACTGGGCCTGATACTGGGCGAGCGGGCCGACACTGCCGTGGTGCTGGATACGGCGCGTAAGTGCGTGGTAGAGGCGTACTTTAGGCTGCCCGATGAGAGCCCCGTGTGGGCGGCCATGGCCGAGGCAGACCTGGACCGAGAGGGGAACGAACTGATCCTGCGGCGCGAGCTAAGCCCACAGGGGAAGAGTCGCGCCTTTGTGAATGACACCCCCGCCACCCTGCCTGTACTGAAGGCCCTGGCTAGCCAGCTGGTAGACCTGCACAGCCAGCGCGATGGGCAGCGCCTGCTGGATGAGCGCGAGCAGCTGAATATGCTAGACCAGTATGCCGGCACACAGGCGCAGGTGGCCGCATTTGGCCAGGCACTGCGGGCCATACAGGCCCACGAGCGCCAACTGGCCCAGCTACAGGCCGAGCACCTGCGGGCCAGCCAAGAGGCCGACTACCGCCACCACCAGCTGGACGAGCTGAGCCAGGCACAGCTACAGGCTGGCGAGGACGAGGCGCTGGAACAGGAGCTGCGCAGCCTGCAGCACTACGAGGCCCTGACCCAGGGCATGGGCGAGACCCTAAGTGTGCTCAGCGAATCTGAAACCGCCGTGCTGCAGCTGCTGGCCCGGCAGCGCCGGGTGCTGGAGCGCCTGGCCAGCCTGCACCCAGCCCTACCTGGCCTGCTGGACCAGCTGGCCGAGGCCCAGGTGCTGCTGCAGGATGCCAGCCATACGCTGAGCCACGAGCTGGACCAGCTGGAGCGCGACCCCCAGCGCCAGGCCGAGCTGGAGGCACGGCACGACCTGTACACCCGCCTGAAGCTGAAGTACAAGGTGGCCGTGGCGGCAGACCTGATTGCACTACGAGACCAGCTGGCCCTACAGCTGGGGGCCTACCAGGATAGCGACCGGCAGCAGGCCGAACTAAAAGCACTGATAGCCGCCGGATACCAGCAGCTGGCCCAGCTAGCACAAGCCCTGGAAGAGGCCCGCCAGGTGGCGGCTGTGCGGCTGGCCCAGCAGGTGAATGCCCAGCTGGAGGCGGTGGCACTGCCGCATGCCGAATTTGCCATTGAGCTGACGCGGCTGACACAGCCCGATGGCCCCCTGAAACTGGGCGCTGACTACCTGCAGCCCCAGCCGAATGGCATCCACCGGCTTAGCTTCCGCATACGCACCAATGCCGGTGTACCCATGGGCCCGCTCAACCAGGTAGCCAGTGGCGGAGAGCTGGCCCGCGTGATGCTAGCCCTGAAGGCCGCACTGGCCGAGCACACCGATCTGCCCCTGCTCATCTTCGACGAAATAGATACGGGCATATCGGGTGAGGTTGCACTCCGGGTGGGGCGCGTTATCCAGCAGCTGGCGCTGCGCCACCAGCTCATTGTCATTACCCACCTGCCCCAGATTGCCAGCCGCCCCGCCACCCACTACTATATCTACAAAGATGTGATGAACGGTAAGACAAATACGCGCATTAGACCCTTACTTGCAGCCGAAAGAGTGCAAGAGGTAGCGCGCATCATGGCCGGAGATAACCCCAGCCCGGCTGCCCTGGCCTCGGCCGAGGAACTGATGCGATAA
- a CDS encoding thioredoxin family protein, producing the protein MQIDRVLISEAYTWQAYMALFEDKVAAKATTGPNQSDELVQYTALNLQRSRRVAQQTQLAPSLQQALQQVPGPWVWLALSEIWCGDAAQSLPAIAAMAEYSPQIALHVLLRDEHPDLMAHFKTNGGIAIPIVICVRSTDGQVLGHWGPRPAPAQQMVDDHKANPIRSRQELYADLHHWYAKDRTATLQLEFIQKIKDWSR; encoded by the coding sequence ATGCAGATCGATAGAGTGCTCATATCCGAGGCCTACACCTGGCAGGCCTATATGGCCCTGTTTGAAGACAAGGTGGCTGCCAAGGCTACTACTGGCCCAAACCAGAGCGATGAACTGGTGCAATACACTGCCCTGAACCTGCAGCGCAGCCGCCGGGTAGCCCAGCAGACCCAGCTAGCCCCCAGCCTGCAGCAGGCCCTGCAGCAGGTGCCCGGGCCCTGGGTGTGGCTAGCCCTATCCGAGATATGGTGCGGAGACGCAGCACAAAGCCTGCCTGCCATAGCTGCTATGGCCGAGTATAGCCCACAGATAGCCCTGCACGTCCTGCTGCGGGATGAGCACCCCGACCTGATGGCGCATTTCAAGACCAACGGGGGCATTGCCATCCCCATCGTCATCTGCGTGCGGAGCACGGACGGCCAGGTGCTGGGCCACTGGGGGCCCCGCCCCGCCCCGGCCCAGCAGATGGTGGATGACCATAAGGCCAACCCCATCCGCAGCCGGCAGGAGCTGTACGCCGACCTGCACCACTGGTATGCCAAAGACCGCACGGCCACCCTGCAGCTGGAGTTTATACAAAAGATAAAAGACTGGAGCCGCTAG
- a CDS encoding TonB-dependent receptor: MLKAQREDRKRLQRSESTTYEVVAAADHSYEISGTVHDRETGEPLISAPVQVKGLMVGTLTDADGRFTLRFATGDSATIQIEYVGYLRLEQAVYPGASELKAALAPQVFMTDEVVVSAARLEEKTMNSVVSVYKINAMDIRQSPNLNLYSMPYSTPGVEVVSSSIGFQVMNARGFNSTSNARFLYWVDGVDVTAPGLNIVVGMLNGVNDLDVASAEITTGPASALYGPNAFNGMFQVYTKSPFDFPGLSVSAKAGVTHADNIDHYPSPMYDVGVRYAHRFSNRWAFKVNSSILSAYDWEANSRRDVQVYEGVGNNIPGPGNPGYDGANRYGEVVNNVFTPSRSSTPFLLPGAQVAPLTQSLLLARTGYAEPDLLDYNMRNVRTDASVHFRPTDKLELIAFGRYALGTAIYQATSRFNLQDFATYQAKLELRGRNFFVRTYTSGQYSANSYNSELAAVFIEGNRKANENWFAQYLLAYTGDQFLNGALQATGQPTLAPGNDAAARAFADGDNRALQPVLQQILFSQLQPTLGTTAAQQQAAVLSALYSGGQARVEPGSAEYQGLLQQAKRQRIDGNLNTGAKYFDRSRFYHAEAQYNFEQLKEYVELIVGGNYRLYTPNSGGTIFADTNGVSLTTYEYGTYVQASRWLLNERLRLLGSLRFDGHKYFQSQLSPRLAALYALGERKNHIVRATWQTGFRQSSLQDQFSFLDLGRAIDVGAIKATLDRLNLETGNNFSQSSYQSYLAARQQGQTPEQAAQLLQRIDIQVLKPEQVINYELGYRNQLNDRLSVDVVGYYSEYRRLIANATFLTATLSDLDTPNETLTIDDIENRNFEVYRIAYNNTRSIPVWGYTLAAGYRLNRQLTLDANLTHNDLKGEDEAYINQNFSNGFNSSRYRANIGLSGRKIRDRWGFNAIWHWVDAFYYQAAIGRGVVPAYQTVDLQVSYSLPEWYSTIKLGGTNILNNRHIEVISAPLIGSLYYVQWILDLNLQFGSDK; the protein is encoded by the coding sequence TTGCTAAAAGCCCAGCGCGAAGACCGCAAGCGCCTGCAGCGTAGCGAAAGCACTACCTATGAGGTGGTGGCGGCTGCAGACCATAGCTACGAGATTTCGGGCACGGTGCACGACCGAGAGACCGGCGAGCCCCTGATAAGCGCCCCCGTGCAGGTGAAAGGCCTGATGGTAGGAACCCTGACGGATGCCGACGGCAGGTTTACACTCCGGTTTGCAACTGGCGATTCTGCCACCATACAGATAGAATATGTGGGCTACCTGCGGCTAGAGCAGGCAGTGTATCCCGGTGCTAGCGAGCTGAAAGCGGCCCTGGCCCCCCAGGTGTTTATGACCGATGAGGTGGTGGTATCGGCCGCGCGCCTGGAGGAAAAAACCATGAACAGTGTGGTGTCGGTGTACAAGATCAACGCGATGGACATACGCCAGTCGCCCAACCTGAACCTGTACAGCATGCCCTACAGCACACCCGGGGTGGAGGTGGTGAGCAGCAGCATCGGGTTTCAGGTAATGAATGCCCGGGGCTTCAACTCTACCAGCAACGCCCGCTTTTTGTACTGGGTAGACGGGGTGGATGTAACAGCACCTGGCCTGAATATCGTAGTGGGTATGCTAAATGGGGTGAACGACCTGGACGTGGCCAGTGCGGAGATTACCACGGGTCCGGCTTCGGCCCTTTATGGACCCAATGCCTTCAATGGGATGTTTCAGGTATATACCAAGAGTCCGTTCGACTTTCCCGGCCTCTCCGTATCCGCCAAGGCGGGGGTAACCCATGCAGACAACATAGATCACTACCCGTCTCCGATGTATGATGTGGGCGTACGCTATGCCCATCGCTTCAGCAACCGATGGGCGTTCAAGGTAAACAGCAGCATCCTTTCGGCCTATGACTGGGAGGCAAATAGCCGGCGGGACGTGCAGGTGTATGAAGGGGTAGGGAACAACATCCCCGGGCCCGGAAATCCCGGATATGATGGCGCAAACCGCTACGGAGAAGTGGTGAATAATGTTTTCACTCCCAGCCGGTCGTCCACTCCTTTCCTGCTGCCGGGTGCCCAGGTGGCTCCGCTCACCCAGTCTCTGCTGTTGGCTCGCACCGGCTATGCCGAACCCGATCTGCTGGACTACAATATGCGTAATGTCCGGACGGATGCCAGTGTACACTTTCGACCCACCGACAAGCTGGAGCTGATTGCATTCGGCAGGTATGCCCTGGGCACAGCCATCTATCAGGCTACCAGTCGTTTCAACCTACAGGACTTTGCCACCTACCAGGCCAAGCTGGAGCTGAGGGGGCGAAACTTCTTTGTGCGCACCTATACCAGTGGCCAGTACTCTGCCAATAGCTATAACTCTGAATTGGCTGCTGTATTTATCGAGGGCAATCGTAAGGCGAACGAAAACTGGTTTGCCCAGTACCTGCTGGCCTATACGGGCGATCAGTTTCTGAACGGCGCCCTGCAGGCCACTGGCCAGCCTACCTTGGCACCGGGTAATGACGCGGCTGCACGCGCCTTTGCCGACGGAGACAACCGGGCGCTGCAGCCGGTGCTGCAGCAGATTCTTTTCAGCCAGCTGCAGCCCACACTGGGCACCACCGCTGCCCAGCAGCAGGCTGCGGTGCTTAGTGCCCTCTACAGCGGCGGGCAGGCCCGCGTGGAGCCCGGCAGTGCTGAGTACCAGGGGCTGCTGCAGCAGGCCAAGCGCCAGCGCATAGACGGTAACCTGAACACCGGCGCAAAGTATTTCGACCGATCTCGTTTTTACCATGCCGAGGCCCAGTACAACTTTGAGCAGCTGAAGGAATATGTGGAGCTGATAGTGGGTGGAAACTACCGGCTGTATACCCCCAATAGCGGGGGGACCATCTTTGCCGACACCAATGGCGTATCGCTCACCACCTACGAGTACGGAACCTATGTGCAGGCCTCGCGCTGGCTGCTGAACGAGCGGCTGCGGCTGCTAGGTTCGCTCCGCTTCGACGGGCACAAATACTTCCAGAGCCAACTCTCGCCGCGCCTCGCCGCCCTCTACGCACTGGGCGAACGAAAAAACCACATTGTACGCGCTACCTGGCAGACTGGCTTCCGCCAGTCTAGCCTGCAAGACCAGTTTTCTTTTCTGGATCTGGGTAGGGCAATCGATGTGGGTGCTATAAAAGCCACCCTGGATAGGCTGAACTTGGAGACGGGAAATAATTTTTCCCAATCCTCCTACCAGAGCTACCTGGCAGCCCGCCAGCAGGGCCAAACGCCCGAACAGGCCGCCCAGCTGCTACAGCGCATAGACATACAGGTGCTGAAGCCCGAACAGGTAATCAACTATGAGCTGGGCTACCGAAACCAACTGAACGACCGCCTGAGCGTGGATGTAGTGGGCTACTACAGCGAATATCGACGCCTGATTGCCAATGCCACCTTCCTTACGGCCACCCTCTCCGACCTGGATACCCCCAATGAGACCCTGACAATCGACGATATAGAAAATCGAAACTTTGAGGTGTACCGCATTGCTTACAACAATACCCGGAGCATTCCGGTATGGGGCTACACCCTGGCGGCGGGCTACCGCCTGAACCGGCAGCTGACCCTGGATGCTAACCTGACGCACAATGACCTGAAAGGGGAGGACGAGGCGTATATAAACCAGAACTTCAGCAACGGTTTCAACTCATCCCGTTATCGGGCCAACATCGGCCTCTCCGGTCGCAAGATTCGAGATCGCTGGGGCTTCAACGCCATCTGGCATTGGGTAGATGCCTTTTACTATCAGGCTGCCATTGGCCGGGGCGTTGTGCCTGCCTATCAGACCGTAGACCTACAGGTAAGCTATAGCCTGCCCGAGTGGTACTCCACCATCAAGCTGGGGGGAACCAACATCCTGAACAACCGCCACATCGAGGTAATCAGCGCGCCCCTCATCGGCAGCCTGTACTATGTGCAGTGGATCCTGGATCTTAATCTACAGTTTGGCAGTGATAAATAG
- a CDS encoding RNA polymerase sigma factor, whose amino-acid sequence MSQEDATPDAQLVQQVLAGNSRAFDQLYARYSPRLYRYFYRMLYQDEALAQDKVQDCFVRVVENLPRYDARYAFTTWIYTIAYNLCKNHYRKQGNARKALEVAKNGHAPHTAAEAGGRIDSQVYQDVLQRAIRALKPDLQQLIALRFEQELELKEIGQIMGVPEGTIKSRLHYTLKKLAHVLGPVQSRL is encoded by the coding sequence ATGAGCCAGGAGGATGCCACCCCGGATGCCCAGCTGGTACAGCAGGTATTGGCGGGGAATAGCCGGGCCTTTGACCAGCTGTATGCCCGATACAGCCCCCGGCTATACCGCTACTTCTATCGCATGCTGTATCAGGACGAAGCCCTGGCCCAAGACAAGGTGCAGGACTGCTTTGTGCGCGTAGTGGAGAACCTGCCCCGCTACGATGCCCGCTATGCCTTCACCACCTGGATATACACCATTGCCTACAACCTGTGCAAAAACCACTACCGAAAGCAGGGAAATGCCCGAAAGGCGCTAGAGGTAGCAAAGAACGGCCACGCCCCCCACACGGCTGCCGAGGCCGGAGGCCGAATAGACAGCCAGGTGTATCAGGACGTGCTGCAGCGCGCTATCCGGGCGCTGAAGCCAGATCTGCAGCAGCTGATAGCCCTGCGCTTTGAGCAAGAACTGGAGCTGAAAGAGATCGGCCAGATTATGGGTGTGCCCGAGGGCACCATCAAAAGCCGACTACACTATACCCTGAAGAAGCTGGCCCATGTGCTGGGCCCTGTGCAGAGCCGGCTGTAA